A region of the Oncorhynchus masou masou isolate Uvic2021 unplaced genomic scaffold, UVic_Omas_1.1 unplaced_scaffold_5217, whole genome shotgun sequence genome:
agggacagaggagacagagagagatagatagacagagagagcatgagagacaaagagaaacaaagagacagagacagagcacgagagaaaaagagacagagagacagagacagacagagagagagcgagagagcgggagagagacagagagagagagagagaagaagagaagaagagaagacagGAAGAGGTTTTGTAGACTGAGGGACAGTGCCTTGGGAGAAGACTGTCTGTGACACTCACTACATCACACTATTGTTCTTTACTGTGGATGCATGCAGTGACGTGAAATAGGTGTTGTGTCTAAGAGCACACTGACAACTGGAATCACATGATTTTACCTCATAGGTCGGCTATATCATTGCAACCTGGGAAGCCATCATCTACAACATTGTTATAATCATTTTGTCCCATGGTCTATACTGACCAAGACCAAGATGTTTGAGACTGTAAAAAAAATTGTACATCCACGTTGTACATTCTAGCTGATTCCTAAGGTCTGTGTGAATGTATTTTCCTGTGTATTCCCGGGAGGACTGACcctcctccttcatccctccaCACTCTACCTCTAGCATGACAACACAGATCTGCTTGACACACTGGATAATGGCTTCCGGGGCTCCTGAGATGGTGACTGCTCGTTCAGTGGAGTTGGGCAGCATGTCCCCTGCGACCTGTACCTGAGCACCTGTGGACTGAAGTGGGAAGACTGTTATTGAACATGTGTACTGTGTAAGGTGCAATGAAAAATAGCTGGTCCTCAAGCCAGAAAGGAACGATTCCTAAACAAACGACTAATAAAAATGTAATGGCTAATTGTGCATTTTTTTGCCAATTAATCATTAACTAACTAATAAATTGTCAAGTAAATTCAATCAATCCTCATCACTAATTACGCCCTTCCTTACCTCTCTCATTTCTTTAATTTTGGAGCCTCCTTTCCCTATGAGGGAGCCACATTGGCTGGCTGGGACAACCAGACGCAGGGTGACAGGAGGCTTGCTGGTGGCTGGACTGTTGCTCATAGAGTTGATTATATCCTGGGAAGAAACCATAAAGATCATATCAGCATAATAGTATTGTATTAAAATACCTGGTGTAACAGCATTTTAAAACTGCCACAAAATTGTAAAACAGCCGTTGTAAAATGAACCACGACCAAGAGGAGATTGAGGGAAATATGTACGCTAGATACCTCTTCAAACTTGTATGCGATCATGGCGAAGGCCTTGAAGATGGCATCTGTGGGTCCGGTGATGGTAACTATCCGCTCTGGGCAGTTTCCCTCAGAGATGTTGATGCGTGCACCGCTCTGTGGGTCAAACAGTAGACACAGTCAGATAAATAAAGGAGATCATGAAGTACTAAATGGAATACTATCCATTTAATATGCATTCTTAAACTGGGTAAGGTGCATTATGGGATACATACTGCACTTACCTCTTCACGCATCTTCTtcactgtctctcctttctgaaaagacagacaacagacagacaagaaacagacagcagacagacaacaGTTAAAACATCGGAGAGATGTCACATTAAAAAAATGTACTCATCTTAAAACAGTTTTGTAATATTCATACGATTGTGATGTGTTTATGAACATGATAGTTACCTTTCCAATGATGCTTCCAACCTCCTGTAAAGAAACAGAGGTTCAACAACAGTTTGCATCAACGTCCAACTCAATACATGACAGAGACTATCCCAAAAACCTTGAAAGCGacctctcctcgtctccctcaCAACCACTGATCTAAAAACACTTCACAGACAGTAACCTATTCAGCCAATGGTGGTCGTGGAAGGAAAGGAGATAAGGAAATAAGGAAAGTAAGCCATATGAGAGTATTGGAACCCAGGCGGTGTGTACTGTACCTTGCCGTGCATCAGAAGCCTGATGGTGAGGGTGACGTTGAGGCCTCCTTCGCCTGGCTGCTGCACCTTGGGTGGTTCCATGTTGGGATTGGATGTGAAGGAAGGGGTGTGGTCACGTAGAAGAGGAGTCCCAGGGCCAATGAGAGTGTTATGgaacagccagccaaccagtcaccTGCAAGACAAGAAGGATGAGACACGACCACTCAATATTAGGCCCACTGGAAACAGAGTTACCAAACTACCACTGGTTAACATTGATGGATATCATCTTTGAATGAACCTGCTCATGAATACCATTCGAGTTCTGTTCAGACAGGAAGAGTTTTATAGACTGTGTGGCAGACAGTGCTTTAACTCTGGAGGACAATCATTAACtctgggatcttaatttgacctatattgtcacagcaaaagaatcctgcagcaacaggatttgaatgtttactccataatgttgcttgatcagtggttaggctattagctggccaaaagtagcctacatgaaaagtgcaatactgttaatatgTGTTGTGTTACTGTTGGTTTTCAGTGAATTCATGTAAATTATGAAACTGAGCAGCaaaagggtgatcaaattaagatcctacacctgtacatCATAAAAGTATAGGGACAGGGAAGGCCATAATCCCTGAACCCAGAACTAAATGAACTAAGGCTGTCATAAGAGACTCGGAAGGCCATAACAGTGTTGGTTAATTGTAGCTCCATTTCATGTTGTTTGGTTGGTTAGTTGTAGCTCCATTTCATGTTGTTTGGTTGGTTAGTTGTAGCTCCATTTCATGTTGTTTGGTTGGTTAGTTGTAGCTCCATTTCATGTTGTTTGGTTGGTTAGTTGTAGCTCCATTTCATGTTGTTTGGTTGGTTAGTTGTAGCTCCATTTCATGTTGTTTGGTTGGTTAGTTGTAGCTCCATTTCATGTTGTTTGGTTGGTTAGTTGTAGCTCCATTTCATGTTGTTTGGTTGGTTAGTTGTAGCTCCAtttcatgttttttatttatatCCATACAAAGGAtactgattcatgatttcgactggctgagaaaaagATTTCCCGTTCTAGATCTATGGATATAGAATGGGAAGtcgttcattctaaatgttccgtTGCCATgatggctggcaacgttcttatctgCTTGCTAGCCAGCTACGGCtaacacagtcacgtcaaaccGTGCAGCTAGAATAACAGCAATGTGTCTGCATTCAATTTCTTTGTATGTATCCATAAAACGATgttgatttcgactggctgaaaAGATGTCCATCTGCGTCTGACCGTTCATTCTTAATAGGACAGTGGAGatcgaatttcaatattgaaacaatgttgcaaatgtcaaagagacagacagcgatGTTTGGACAAACACCTGTTGTTATAAAACCCAAATGTTATAAGCTGAAACATGGGGAAAAAATGTCAAGATGCTTTTTGCAGTGGAAACCAAGTTAATGAATTGGCTGGCTGGGCCGATGAGACACTAGATGCCCTAGAGATTTCTCAGATGGAACAAGATGCCCATTTTTATGTCATAGGCTTACCCCTGCCAAACTGTTTTTGTGTATGGTTTAGAACACATCTCAACCAATCACAATGCTTGTTTTTGACCAACCCGTTGtagaaaagaaagaaggagagcGAGAACCAGAGGTTGTATGAGAGGCCAAACGGAGAGAGTGGGAGGCAGCAGGAGGTCTCTGAGACCAGGGAGGAAAGGGTTCTgcagccagctgtctctctccAATCTCCCAGAGGGTCAGATTACATAAAAGCCTTAATCCGGGTTTAAGAGCCAGGCCAGTGGTGCAGGTCTGCCCACAGGGCCTGGCCAGGGACAGAAATAAACCCACTAAACCAAGTGCAGGAGGGGTTGGGTGTGGGGATGCACGTGGGGAGTGGTGGGCTGGTTGTGACCGTAGCACAATGGACTGCTGGAGCCAGGGGTTACGGGGGTTATTTGTGGTATTTTGGTGATGGAACTAGATGAGGAGGATGTAACCACTCTCTGTGGTATTGTAATAAAAATACTGCTTTATATGGAGCTACCACTTCTGGTCTTCGTGAAAGCATACGTGGTGATGGAAATGCCTTGGAATTGGGTTAGTATTTGAAAAAGAATTCTTCCAAAGACGGCATGCAGAAAACAAATCATATAGACTCCAATCGGGTCCACACCTCCTGAGAGTCGTCATGTGTGGCTGATGAGAATATTTTCTCGTGTGCCGGTGGTGTGTTTGAATAGACTCTTCTACCCTGTCACCACCTTCTCCCTCATCCACTACCAGCACAATAGAATTAGGTCACAGACTCATGATTCATCCATGCCTTCCAGTCAACTTACTTTTTATTTCAACGGCGAGGCACCATTCTCAGACGGAAGTCTATTTGAGACAGCGGCagcataaaaaaaaatacatttaaaatcaaaaTCTGTTTTATCTTTAAATGTGCCTATTGTGTCCCTTGGTTGAATGATATTTAATTTAATCCCAAACCGTTCACATTTGAATCTGAGCACAATCAGTTATGTATTAGAATCTATTAGTAGGTAGCAATTCCAGGACACAATACCACTGTATTCAGAGTGAGGCAACAGAGTGAAGGTTAATAAATGCATCCGACCAAACACTACATTATCAAAACCAATTGTCTGCATTCGACCAATAGTGTTTTCAAGTATATTTTCAGTGCTCTGGACAATGTATGTGTTGACCATTCTCAATCCtctctgttaacaggttattacaTCAACAAGTTGGAAAATAAAGAAAAGGAGATAGAGAAGAGGTAGAAGAGATAaagtggtagagagagatagaaagaggtagagagataaagtggtagagagagatgaaagaggtagagagataaagtggtagagagagataaagtggtagagagagatagaagaggtagagagagataaagtggtagagagagagagagagagagagagagagagagagcgagagagaaagtggtagagagagagagggggaggcgaTAGagaaaggccagagagagagaagaggtagagatggagatggaatagagatagaaagaggtagagagagagagaaagtggtagagagagagagagagggggagagaggcgatagagatggaaagaggtatcgagagagagaagaggtagagagagatggagatagagatgaaagaggtagagagagagaaagtggtagAGAGCAGTATTTCTTGTGACATCTGATGTAGTTGGTAAGTGGGTCAGAGAGAGCTATGTTGAGCTGCAGAGCTGCAGAGCTGCTGGCCTCCTCCTCCATGGTGCTCTGCTATTGAATTAATCACGCTTTACGCTCAGGTGGACAACACCGCACAAAATGTCTCTTCCTTTTCTTTCATCTCTCCTTCGTCTgctgccctgcctgccctctgcCCAGTGCAGAAAAAAGACAGCAGGCTGCAGCATCTCCTGGAGAAGAAGCTTTACATCTGCCTGTCTTTCTTTTCATTCCTTGGCTCTTTAATGTAGAACTAACAATGGAGGATGCCTCCTCTTATGTGGAACCACTGGACTGTGAGTGACTGAGAACACTTGACTAAATAAAAAGAAGCTGTCTTCAGTATCTGAAGAGGGTGGGCAGTAGAGATCTCAGAGTCAGTACAGTCGGCCCCCTCACTGGGACAGGTGAGACTTAAATAGAAGTGACGCCATCACTGATCACCTGAGAAATGATTCTGTCAGCAGTCAGGAAGGAAGAGAaaagaaaaaggagagaaagataTTTGGGAGATTGGGTGACATCACcgggaatgacagacagaggccGTCCAGATGCCTTGATTAGTGCTGGGCAAAAGAAAGGAACACTGACTGGAAGTGGATCAGCACTGCAGTCTTATCATGCACTGTAGAAATGAGCCAGCAATTTTTCTCTGCAGTGTTTGCCTCACCTTATCCAGCCTCACCTCTGCCCTTCCCTGCTTCGGTCAACTGTGTGTGAGTtggtgcatgtgcatgtgtgtactgtatgcttGCTCAAGCTTAGACCAAAAGAGAACATGCAATCAGCATCTTTAGATTTCCTTATTAGAGATTGGAGATTGTGTTggaaaatgtgttttgtttgaaAATCTCCACAAAGTCAGAGAGACTGATTATATGAAACATCAAGCCAAAGGCTCTTACAGAACACGTGAGAAAAGACTGAGATCTGGAGGAATGGAAAATGGGACAGAACTTGCAGTATAATCTAGGCCAAGCCCCGTCATCTGTTCCTTTTAATCCACCGAGCTAGATATGCTGTTATGATTTTGATATAAACCCTCCATAAGCATACACTTGTGGCCAAAGCAGTAGAGGAGAGACCACTAAACTGAGGTGACTCAAGACGTTGTCTCTTCACAAGCAATACCCACATTCATATACTCTGTGCCATGTTGGCCTGCTCCGACTCTAAATTGACCCGATTCTACAAATGACCTTTGACTCAAGCATAGTGTTAATAGAGCATGCGTTAACACACAAGCAAACTAGAAAGGAATACATATGTTACATGGCACACAAATCGTAGCTGCATTCTCTTTGGTTGGCCACGTTTGCTGGCAAAGATAAGAGATGAGTGACGCAGCATTGTAATCTGTTATGAGGAGCCAGAAATGTCAGCCAGGATCAGTCCATTCTACATTCTGAGCACTAAACAGACTTTTCATTAGGAAAATAGCTGCAGTGAACTACTCACTAAAAGAGTCAGCACCCTCAAATAGCACCCGATATGCCGATTCAATCACCTCTCACCTCTAACCTTTTAGACGGCCTATGTTGAGCCTTAAGGATGTCCTATGTATCCTCAATACCAGGAGGAAGTCACAGAAGGAAACCCCATGAAGAACTCCATCTACTTTCATGACTCAGGCAGAGCCGTCTCCTGCATGACTGAGCCTGTCACTAAAATCACCATTCTACTTCTAATAGATTGGAATGCTGGATTCAAAATGCCCTGCTGTCAGTAAGTAAGGGCCACAGTGGACAGCAGAGAAGTACATGTTGACATTAGATATTCAAGTTGAACTTGTGTTGCTGTTGGAAAATAAAATAACCAAATATATTGTTGTTGTACCGAAGTGGCCAGAGACAGAATTGCACCCACCCAAGTTGTCAGATCTTCCTTTGAAAAACTCTTACATAGGGGACAAtgaatatagaatagaatagaatgtgtTGTAGATGCAGGACACTGAGATGTGAACAGCAGCTCTGGTCTCATCTGACGCTAACTAGGCTTTTGTTGCCGTGTGAttggggggagaaggggggaggtggggagtgGGCGTCCTCTCCTCTACCCGGCTGTGACATTACACTCTAGAGCTGTCACTCTAGATCAGCCACCCCTCGCTGAGACCTCAGCCTACATCACAGTCAACAGGGGCGAccactcactccctctcactgtgtAGTGACCTCACCAGGCCAGGCGacactggagagaagagagggatggggcatggGTGGCCCCACAAAACACTTGTCACTGTCCCCTAATTAGAATCCAATCACAAAATGGGTTGTAAAATGTGCCATTGCCTATGACGGGATAGAGAATGTCGACCCCGTTTTGCGTTGTAGCATACCATGTTGTACCGTGGCTGTGGTGGTAAGAAGAGCATGCGGTCGGCCATCTTAGATTTCCCACAAATGTACATGAGATCACAGCTTGTCACTAAGTCAAGGCTGAATGGCATGCATGGATTTACAGATCACAGTCATGTTAAATGGGTGAGTGTACATACACACatcttttttaaataattttgaaATTCTATAATATAATTTTTGATCGTAGTATTTTTACTTCCTTGATAGATTACAATGATATTTCATTTTCTAAATTCCAATACAAATATTAATTTGataatttcaacaacaaaaatagtGCCAGCCTTTGGTATTGTTATTTGAGATGTCGATTGCAATATTTGAACAATTATGTGATCTTTTAATACCTGTCTAACCATTACGGAGGAAACGTACATTCTAATGATCTGGTGCTTCCCTTAGTTCAATCCCACGGTTCACATGAATTAGCGATAATGCCAAATGACACGTTGACTGTTCCTACAGACCAAGAACACCATCAAGAGAGCTAATTTGATAGTGAGGATGATTGGGATAATGGTCGTGAGGACTAGATACATCCATCTCATGGGCTATCAGGTTCTGTTACCATTCAGTGTGGACAAGGTCAGCGGAACCTATCGCAATAGAAACGACGCCACTTCTGATCTGCAAAACATCACAATGTCATTAGAACCCACCTTAAAAAGGAACAATTAACCGATAATTCCATTAAACAATTAGCCCCAATTTATACGATCACAAGGGTGAGTCAATAGCAGGGAACATGGAGGGACCACAAAGGGGTCAACCAACCAACAAGCTAACCGGCGATTCTCAAGGGAATACAGAAATACTTTCACAGCACACGCATGGGATCGCAACACCCTTTGTATTTGCCTAATGGAGGACACACTAAGAGCAACGGCTAAAACAATGGAGTCAGATCGATGTCCACTGTATTACAAAAC
Encoded here:
- the LOC135535863 gene encoding poly(rC)-binding protein 3-like isoform X2 yields the protein MEPPKVQQPGEGGLNVTLTIRLLMHGKEVGSIIGKKGETVKKMREESGARINISEGNCPERIVTITGPTDAIFKAFAMIAYKFEEDIINSMSNSPATSKPPVTLRLVVPASQCGSLIGKGGSKIKEMRESTGAQVQVAGDMLPNSTERAVTISGAPEAIIQCVKQICVVMLEVECGGMKEEGQSSREYTGKYIHTDLRNQLECTTWMYNFFYSLKHLGLGQYRPWDKMIITML
- the LOC135535863 gene encoding poly(rC)-binding protein 3-like isoform X1; this translates as MEPPKVQQPGEGGLNVTLTIRLLMHGKEVGSIIGKKGETVKKMREEVSASGARINISEGNCPERIVTITGPTDAIFKAFAMIAYKFEEDIINSMSNSPATSKPPVTLRLVVPASQCGSLIGKGGSKIKEMRESTGAQVQVAGDMLPNSTERAVTISGAPEAIIQCVKQICVVMLEVECGGMKEEGQSSREYTGKYIHTDLRNQLECTTWMYNFFYSLKHLGLGQYRPWDKMIITML